The genomic stretch CGCCGTCCACGCCGGTGAGCACGTCGTGCAGGAAGCGGCCGCAGTCCTCGGTGACGCCGAGGAACCGGGACCCACCGCCGAGCAGCCCGGCGGCCAGCGCGCCCTGCACCGAGTCGGGCGCGGACAGCCAGGTCAGCCGGGTGACGATCGCGGTCGGGGTGAAGCCGTGGTCGGCGAGCGCGGCCAGCACCGACTCGAACACCCGGGTCTCCCCCGGGGTGGGGCGGCGCTGGGTGGCCAGCCAGAACGCCAGCTCACCGAACCCGACCGAGCCCATCACGTCACGGGCGAGGTCGGTGCCGAGCAGGGTGATCGACTCCAGGCTGGAGGCCCCCAGCGCGGTCGGGTACTCGGGGGTGGTCACTGCCCGGCCTCCTCGGGTGCGCTCAGCCAGCGCCGCAGCTCCGCCCCGTGCTCGTCGAGCCCGGGCGGCGGGAGCCGGTAGTCGGCCGGGGTCTCGGAGAAGGTGATCGGGTTGCGCACCGAGGGGACGGCCGAGCCGCCGTCGCCGACGCGGACGACGGGGTCGAGCCCGATCCGCTCGGCGAAGGCGACTCCCTGGTCCACGGTGTTGATGGGACCACACGGGACGCCCGCGGCGATGATGTCGGCGAACCACTCGTCCTTGGTGCGGGTGCGCAGCCGTTCGACCAGCAGCGGGCGCAGCTCGTCGCGGTTCGCCGTGCGGTCCTCGTTGCGGGCGAACCGGGGGTCCTCCGCGAGCTCCGGGACGCCGAGCACCTCGACCAGCTTGCGGAACTGCCCGTTGTTGCCGGCGGTGATGATCAGGTCGCCGTCGGCGCAGGGCAGCGGCTCGTAGGGGAACAGGCTCGGGTGGCTGTTGCCCATCCGGAAGGGCACCACCCCGCCGGCCACCACCGCGCTGGCGTGGTTGACCAGCCCGGACAGCGCCGAGGAGAGCAGGTTCACCTCGACGTGCTGACCGCGGCCGGTCTCGTGCCGGGCGTTGAGCGCGGCGAGCACGCCGATGGTGGCGTGCATCCCGGCCATCACGTCGAACACCGAGATGCCGGCGCGGTAGGGGTCGCCGTCGGGGTCACCGGTGAGGCTCATCAGCCCGGAGATGGCCTGCACGATGAGGTCGTAACCGGGCAGCTCCGCGCCACCGGGCTGGCTGCCGAAGCCGGTGATCGAGGCGTAGACGACGCCGGGGTTGTCCCGGGCGACCGTCTCGTAGTCCAGCCCGAACCGGCCCAGGCCACCGGTCTTGAAGTTCTCGATCAGCACGTCGGCGCGGGTGGCCAGCTCGCGGGCCACGGCGACGTCGTCGGGGTCCTTGAGGTCCAGCGCGATCGACCGCTTGTTGCGGTTGACGCCCAGGTAGTAGGTGGAGAGGCCGTCGCGGACCGGGGGCTGCCAGGTGCGGGTGTCGTCGCCGTTGGGGCCCTCGACCTTGACCACCTCCGCGCCCAGGTCGGCGAGGAGCATGGTGGCGTAGGGGCCGGCCAGGATCCGGGAGAAGTCGGCGACCAGCAGGCCGCTGAGCGGGCCCTGCGGACGGGCGGGGCCGGGCTCGGCGCCGGGCAGCGCGGGGTGCTCGGGCATCAGGTCAGGCACTCCTCGACGGTGAGGGCCGCCATGCGGACGGCCGTCCGGCGGACGTCCGAAGTCTTCGACGCACGGGCTCCGCTGTCAAGCGCCGCGCCGGCCGGCCGCCACCGGCCTGGGCGCCCGCCGACGCGCCGCCGTGGGGCACGGATCGTCGCTCCGGGCTCGGAGAGCGACGATCGGTGCGCAACAGCGCGAGGCGCAGAGGCCGGGAGCGGGCCGCGGGCAGGCTCGCGACGGCGACAGGCCCCCGCGTGCACCCCTTGACATGTGGCGGGCGCCACGCCGACAGTGGTCGCACGTCGTGACCGTTGGACGGACGTCCGTCCGCACGCCTGGATCCCTGGAGGAACCGTGTCCGATCCCGACACCGGAGTCGTGGACCAGCCGGCCGGCCGGCCCGTCGTGCTGCGCGGCGGCACCGTGCTGACCATGGACGATGCGCACACCGTGCTGCACGGGGCCGACGTCCTCGTGGTCGACGACCGCATCGCCGCCGTCGGCCCCGCCCTCGAGGTGCCCGCCGGGACGCTGGAGATCGACGCCGCCGGCGGGATCGTCATGCCCGGCATGATCGACACCCACCGGCACATGTGGCAGACCGCGATGCGCGGCTACGGCGCCGACTGGACCCTGACCCAGTACTTCGTCTGGTACTACCTCGAGCACGGGCGGGCCTTCCGCCCCGAGGACGTGCACGCGGGCAACCTGGTCTCGGCCTGGGACGCGCTGGAGGCCGGCGTCACCACCACCGTCGACTGGTCGCACGGCCTGCAGACCGTCGACCACGCCGAGGCC from Modestobacter roseus encodes the following:
- a CDS encoding CaiB/BaiF CoA transferase family protein, whose product is MPEHPALPGAEPGPARPQGPLSGLLVADFSRILAGPYATMLLADLGAEVVKVEGPNGDDTRTWQPPVRDGLSTYYLGVNRNKRSIALDLKDPDDVAVARELATRADVLIENFKTGGLGRFGLDYETVARDNPGVVYASITGFGSQPGGAELPGYDLIVQAISGLMSLTGDPDGDPYRAGISVFDVMAGMHATIGVLAALNARHETGRGQHVEVNLLSSALSGLVNHASAVVAGGVVPFRMGNSHPSLFPYEPLPCADGDLIITAGNNGQFRKLVEVLGVPELAEDPRFARNEDRTANRDELRPLLVERLRTRTKDEWFADIIAAGVPCGPINTVDQGVAFAERIGLDPVVRVGDGGSAVPSVRNPITFSETPADYRLPPPGLDEHGAELRRWLSAPEEAGQ